From a region of the Fuerstiella sp. genome:
- a CDS encoding SDR family oxidoreductase: protein MGRSVGRVTYDNQGRIVLVSGGVSGIGQAICDAFAQSGAIVICLDIAEPCTDVPLSDGVEYLRGDVGSDDDCRRAVDHAVETHGGLDVLVNNAAIQPVEAYRPVDELPIEIWDRIVRINFTGYTLLARHALSVMKKQQSGVVVNIASAQAHRTARGVGAYGPIKAANVLQSRQWGVEYAREGIRVVSVSPGAIDTPLVQASAEAQGGEAELANRHPLGRIGRPNEVAQAVVWLASGDASFVTGADLEVDGGLGAFAAFADPYPM, encoded by the coding sequence ATGGGCAGGTCTGTGGGCAGAGTCACCTACGACAATCAGGGGCGCATAGTTCTCGTCAGTGGAGGCGTCTCAGGAATCGGACAAGCCATTTGTGATGCATTTGCTCAATCAGGAGCAATCGTCATCTGTCTGGATATCGCAGAACCCTGTACAGATGTCCCTTTGTCTGACGGCGTGGAATACCTTCGCGGCGACGTGGGTTCGGATGACGATTGTCGACGAGCCGTTGACCACGCCGTGGAGACTCACGGAGGTCTGGATGTACTGGTCAACAACGCGGCGATTCAGCCTGTGGAGGCCTATCGACCGGTGGATGAACTGCCAATCGAAATCTGGGACCGCATTGTTCGAATTAATTTCACGGGTTACACCCTGCTCGCCAGGCACGCCCTGAGTGTGATGAAAAAACAACAATCCGGTGTTGTTGTGAATATCGCCAGCGCGCAGGCTCATCGAACGGCACGGGGTGTTGGCGCTTATGGTCCGATCAAAGCAGCCAACGTGCTGCAATCGCGACAATGGGGAGTCGAATACGCACGCGAAGGCATTCGCGTTGTGTCTGTATCCCCCGGAGCAATTGACACTCCACTGGTTCAAGCCAGTGCTGAAGCTCAGGGAGGTGAAGCTGAGCTGGCCAATCGGCATCCACTCGGTCGGATTGGCCGACCAAATGAAGTGGCACAGGCTGTAGTATGGCTGGCGAGCGGTGACGCCTCGTTCGTTACCGGAGCGGATCTTGAGGTCGACGGGGGTCTCGGTGCATTCGCTGCGTTTGCAGATCCCTATCCCATGTAA
- the metK gene encoding methionine adenosyltransferase — protein sequence MTSYLFTSESVSMGHPDKVSDQISDGILDALLEQDPKSRVACETLCTTDLVVLSGEITTDARIDYVDVTRRVVREIGYVSDDIGFDADSCRVFSALHNQSTDIAQGVDRDGAGDQGLMFGYACNQTEELMPLPIALSHRIINLLAKKRQDADVDWLRPDSKSQVTVEYQDNRPIRIDAIVVSTQHSPDVSQQDIRDYIVNNVVPESVPAELLDANTKYHVNPTGLFVIGGPHGDTGLTGRKIIVDTYGGWGRHGGGAFSGKDSTKVDRSAAYIARYVAKNIVAAELATECEVQLAYAIGVADPVSVRVDTNGTSDYSEEKIQEAVREIFPLNPKGIINHLQLRRPIFQNTAHGGHFGRNEPEFTWESTDKADQLKSAVS from the coding sequence ATGACCAGCTACTTATTTACCAGTGAGTCGGTCAGTATGGGTCACCCCGATAAGGTATCCGATCAGATTTCGGATGGCATCCTGGATGCGCTGCTGGAACAGGATCCGAAGTCTCGCGTGGCCTGCGAAACCCTGTGCACGACGGATTTGGTCGTATTGTCCGGGGAAATCACAACGGATGCCAGGATCGACTACGTCGATGTGACCCGTCGAGTCGTTCGTGAAATTGGCTATGTGAGTGATGATATTGGTTTCGATGCTGATTCCTGTCGTGTCTTCTCGGCACTGCACAACCAGAGCACAGATATTGCTCAGGGAGTGGATCGTGACGGAGCTGGTGATCAGGGCCTGATGTTTGGATACGCATGTAACCAGACCGAAGAATTGATGCCATTGCCGATCGCATTGTCTCACCGCATCATAAATCTGCTGGCAAAGAAGCGACAGGACGCCGACGTAGACTGGCTGCGTCCTGACAGCAAGAGTCAGGTCACAGTCGAATACCAGGACAACCGTCCGATCCGGATCGACGCGATTGTGGTGTCGACCCAGCACTCACCCGACGTTTCCCAGCAGGACATTCGTGATTATATTGTGAATAACGTCGTTCCGGAATCCGTTCCTGCCGAACTGCTGGATGCCAACACCAAGTACCATGTCAATCCAACCGGTTTGTTCGTAATCGGCGGCCCGCATGGTGACACAGGTCTCACCGGCCGCAAAATTATCGTGGACACCTATGGCGGGTGGGGACGGCACGGTGGTGGAGCCTTTTCCGGCAAGGATTCAACCAAAGTCGATCGATCTGCCGCCTACATCGCCCGCTACGTTGCCAAGAACATCGTAGCCGCGGAACTTGCAACCGAATGTGAAGTTCAGCTGGCCTATGCCATCGGTGTGGCAGATCCGGTGAGTGTGCGTGTGGATACCAACGGAACGTCAGATTATTCTGAAGAAAAAATCCAGGAAGCTGTCAGAGAAATCTTTCCGCTGAATCCGAAAGGGATCATCAACCATCTGCAGTTGCGCCGACCTATCTTCCAAAATACAGCACATGGTGGTCACTTTGGCCGAAATGAACCGGAATTCACCTGGGAATCCACAGACAAGGCAGACCAGCTGAAGTCGGCAGTCTCATAG
- a CDS encoding 1-acyl-sn-glycerol-3-phosphate acyltransferase — protein MEYVYYTLLALACVLIWAAWRVHVCRCGFQAWVLHAIARGYTRLMFRVKAAGPRTIPEDSAAIIIANHTSPVDPMLMWADHCREFKKSRIRLPGFMTAKEYCEMPGIVGWICGVMESIPLARSGRDMGPTRVALQRLKNNQLVGVFPEGKLNDVAPDVQLIEGDTGAAWLALKSGVPVIPVYIHGAPRGKSMLRSFLVRTQTTLHYGQPIDISRWFGQRLTQDMLREVTDELMTQLARLGGVRPPAPRGGKISMLASRQTSEQPVDAGHPV, from the coding sequence ATGGAATATGTTTACTACACGCTGTTAGCACTGGCATGTGTCCTGATCTGGGCTGCCTGGCGCGTTCACGTGTGCAGATGTGGTTTTCAGGCCTGGGTTCTGCACGCGATCGCCCGGGGTTACACGCGTTTGATGTTTCGCGTGAAGGCGGCTGGCCCGCGAACGATTCCGGAAGACTCCGCCGCCATCATTATTGCCAATCACACCAGTCCGGTGGATCCGATGCTGATGTGGGCAGACCACTGTCGCGAATTCAAAAAATCCCGGATTCGCCTGCCAGGATTTATGACGGCAAAGGAATACTGTGAGATGCCCGGAATCGTCGGCTGGATTTGCGGTGTGATGGAATCCATTCCTTTGGCCCGCAGTGGTCGCGATATGGGACCAACCCGTGTTGCGCTCCAACGTCTCAAAAACAACCAGCTCGTTGGTGTCTTCCCGGAAGGCAAGCTGAACGACGTTGCGCCGGATGTCCAGTTGATTGAAGGAGATACCGGTGCAGCATGGCTGGCCCTTAAGTCCGGTGTGCCTGTGATCCCCGTTTATATCCACGGTGCCCCGCGTGGGAAATCGATGCTGCGTTCATTTCTTGTTCGGACACAGACAACGCTGCACTACGGACAGCCGATTGACATCAGCCGGTGGTTTGGTCAGCGACTGACTCAGGACATGCTGCGTGAAGTGACCGATGAACTGATGACCCAGCTGGCCAGACTTGGGGGGGTCCGCCCGCCGGCTCCCCGTGGCGGTAAGATCTCAATGCTGGCATCCCGTCAGACGTCTGAACAGCCGGTCGACGCCGGCCATCCGGTGTAA
- a CDS encoding bifunctional 2-methylcitrate dehydratase/aconitate hydratase, translated as MISRLADYVLDPDATVSSLALETARYCWMDTVGCGLYALRYPACTKLLGPVVPGAEMPGGARVPGTAWELEPVRAAWNIGAMVRWLDYNDTWLAAEWGHPSDNLGAILALADFQARSSCPELTMRDVLVAMIRAHEIQGVLALDNSFNRVGLDHVLLVRVASTAVAAAMLGCSRDQIRSAVSHAWLDGSSLRTYRHAPNTGSRKSWAGGDASARGLFLALVAQRDEMGYPSALSAPHWGFQEVSFGGNPVRLSRALGSYVMENILFKISFPAEFHAQTAVECALQLHPVVKDRLDEIERVVLETQESGNRIINKTGPLDNPADRDHCLQYMVAVPLIFGRLTADDYEDDIAADPRVDALRARMVCSENERFTREYMESGKRAIGNSVQVFFGDGTSTERIRVDYPIGHRRRRDEGIPLLISKFDRYLRGAIESDAADRILNRCSDQTSFECCTVNEMMKLLTPPSK; from the coding sequence GTGATTTCCCGGCTTGCGGACTACGTCCTGGATCCTGACGCGACTGTTTCCTCGCTGGCGCTGGAAACGGCGCGGTATTGCTGGATGGATACGGTCGGTTGCGGACTGTATGCCCTCAGATATCCGGCCTGTACAAAGCTGCTGGGGCCCGTTGTTCCTGGTGCCGAAATGCCAGGTGGTGCACGTGTTCCGGGTACTGCCTGGGAGCTGGAACCGGTTCGTGCAGCCTGGAATATCGGGGCGATGGTCCGCTGGCTGGACTACAACGATACCTGGCTGGCGGCAGAGTGGGGGCATCCCTCCGATAATCTGGGTGCCATTCTGGCACTTGCCGATTTTCAGGCACGCAGCAGCTGCCCCGAGCTCACCATGCGCGACGTGCTTGTCGCGATGATTCGTGCTCATGAAATTCAGGGCGTGCTGGCGCTGGACAATTCGTTCAACCGGGTTGGCCTTGATCACGTGTTGCTGGTTCGGGTTGCCTCAACAGCTGTGGCGGCTGCGATGCTGGGATGCTCGCGCGATCAAATTCGCAGTGCTGTGTCTCATGCATGGCTAGACGGATCTTCATTAAGAACATATCGACATGCTCCCAATACGGGTTCCAGGAAATCATGGGCTGGCGGTGATGCTTCAGCTCGGGGGCTGTTTTTGGCACTGGTGGCTCAGCGCGATGAAATGGGATACCCGTCGGCTTTGTCCGCACCGCACTGGGGGTTTCAGGAAGTCAGCTTTGGTGGGAATCCGGTTAGATTGTCACGGGCTCTGGGAAGCTATGTGATGGAAAACATCCTGTTCAAAATTTCGTTTCCCGCTGAATTTCATGCACAGACGGCGGTTGAGTGTGCATTGCAGTTGCACCCCGTCGTTAAAGACCGACTGGACGAAATTGAACGCGTTGTGCTGGAAACGCAGGAATCAGGAAATCGAATCATTAACAAGACCGGTCCGCTGGACAACCCGGCAGATCGCGATCACTGCCTGCAGTACATGGTGGCTGTGCCACTGATCTTTGGGCGACTGACTGCCGACGACTATGAGGATGATATTGCAGCGGATCCTCGAGTCGATGCTCTGCGGGCCAGGATGGTGTGTTCTGAAAACGAAAGATTTACGCGGGAATATATGGAGTCCGGCAAACGTGCCATAGGAAATTCTGTGCAGGTCTTTTTCGGTGACGGCACATCCACGGAACGTATTCGGGTGGATTATCCGATCGGCCACCGACGTCGCCGCGATGAAGGCATTCCATTACTGATCAGCAAATTCGACCGTTATCTTCGGGGTGCGATTGAATCAGACGCGGCCGACCGGATTCTGAATCGGTGCAGCGATCAGACCTCATTTGAATGCTGCACCGTGAACGAGATGATGAAGTTGCTCACGCCACCTTCTAAATGA
- a CDS encoding DUF1559 domain-containing protein has product MLTKKQLKSGKSPGFTLIELLVVIAIIAILISLLLPAVQQAREAARRTQCRNNLKQIGLALHNYHDAHNTFPWGLYADDTFGWGVYILPFLDNGDVYDALSPGDPTVWTIIDSDPGDDDASHQTRGMIPDCANGPAAIRQQLPAFICPSVIWALNDAPAASSCGVSDYCGNRGSGNMTDGIGDDDRGNTHGMLGQLLDKNANVGGEGIVKIRDVTDGTSNTIFVGEVRNHDDDTGNPAATINDDDLPNAGGKRSFWAGVSGGFGGRLWDKHIRMTNTEHSINQLPKGLNPTGPKDGDWSFGSFHPGGAQFAFGDGSVHLLSEMMAGSVYERLGCRDDGLIVGEY; this is encoded by the coding sequence ATGTTAACAAAAAAACAGTTGAAGTCCGGAAAGTCGCCGGGGTTCACATTGATCGAATTGTTGGTCGTGATTGCGATCATCGCGATTCTGATTTCCCTGCTTTTGCCGGCCGTTCAGCAGGCCCGCGAAGCGGCCCGACGGACTCAGTGTAGAAATAACCTGAAACAAATTGGATTGGCGTTACACAACTATCACGACGCTCACAATACCTTCCCTTGGGGACTTTATGCCGATGACACTTTCGGCTGGGGCGTCTACATTCTGCCGTTCCTGGATAACGGCGACGTGTATGATGCACTCAGTCCTGGAGATCCGACCGTCTGGACAATTATTGACTCGGACCCCGGAGATGATGATGCAAGTCACCAAACCCGAGGCATGATTCCGGACTGTGCGAACGGACCGGCGGCCATCCGTCAGCAGCTACCTGCCTTTATTTGTCCGTCTGTCATCTGGGCTCTTAACGACGCTCCAGCCGCAAGTTCATGTGGTGTTTCGGATTATTGCGGCAATCGTGGTTCCGGCAACATGACTGACGGTATCGGGGACGACGACCGTGGTAATACCCATGGAATGCTTGGTCAGCTGTTGGACAAAAATGCAAACGTTGGCGGTGAAGGGATTGTCAAAATTCGTGACGTCACCGACGGAACCAGCAATACCATCTTCGTGGGCGAAGTAAGGAATCACGATGACGACACGGGTAATCCAGCTGCCACAATTAATGACGACGACCTCCCGAATGCCGGTGGAAAGCGTTCCTTTTGGGCAGGGGTTTCCGGCGGTTTTGGCGGACGGCTTTGGGACAAACACATTCGTATGACCAATACCGAACATAGCATCAATCAGCTTCCGAAAGGTCTTAACCCCACTGGACCCAAAGACGGTGACTGGAGCTTTGGTAGTTTTCATCCAGGTGGAGCACAGTTTGCCTTCGGCGACGGCTCGGTTCATCTCTTGAGTGAAATGATGGCTGGCTCGGTTTACGAAAGACTTGGCTGCCGTGACGACGGTTTAATCGTCGGTGAATATTAA
- a CDS encoding HTTM domain-containing protein: protein MTDAPATPNQVPDKSPEQQRTSMPWSSALFKPVDNGWLVYFRILFGIEMLYTVWKHYSGYRLSWNINNPFLFKYQGFEWVQPLPGNGMWVLLGIMGILSVFIIAGLMYRLSMFLFFLGFTYLFLLNQINYLNHFYLVCLLTLVMTFLPAHQAFSLDALIRPRIRSNVAPAWSLWLLRLQVAIPYFYGGIAKINHDWLRGEPMYLWLSEKAHWFPGAISEFFRTWEAAILFSYGGLFYDLLVIPMILWRRTRLLAYAVTIFFHMTNTLLFNIGIFPWLMMLATLIYFPIDVPRRLLSRFTQVRPAEIADSTVVTLGAPQKLVIAILTLYLGLQCLVPFRHHLYPGDVNWTEEGHRFSWHMMLRSKRGVARFFAHEPATGRSLELDPGGYLNKRQIQKYAGKPRMIQQFARFLAGNADIQNELRRRGLKGPIEIRVDGWLSINGRRPQRLIDPTVDLAREPYNIWPADWIVPLTEPLAEPPWGPNLEGWSQFLRNHPRIYSTDWESSADEPVSTDDR from the coding sequence TTGACTGACGCACCCGCGACCCCAAATCAGGTTCCGGACAAGTCGCCAGAGCAGCAACGGACATCAATGCCGTGGAGCAGCGCTCTGTTCAAACCGGTCGACAATGGATGGCTGGTATACTTTCGCATCCTGTTCGGCATCGAAATGCTCTACACGGTTTGGAAGCATTACTCGGGATACCGGCTTTCCTGGAATATCAACAATCCGTTCCTTTTCAAATATCAGGGCTTTGAATGGGTTCAGCCGCTTCCAGGCAACGGAATGTGGGTTCTCCTTGGAATAATGGGCATTCTGTCGGTCTTCATCATTGCAGGCCTGATGTACCGCCTGAGTATGTTTCTGTTCTTCCTGGGTTTTACCTATTTGTTTCTGCTCAATCAGATCAACTACCTGAACCACTTCTACCTGGTCTGTCTGCTGACGCTGGTGATGACCTTTCTTCCTGCACACCAGGCATTTTCACTCGACGCCCTCATCAGACCCCGCATTCGTTCGAACGTAGCGCCCGCCTGGTCATTGTGGCTACTGAGGCTCCAGGTCGCTATCCCGTACTTCTACGGAGGGATCGCAAAAATCAATCACGACTGGCTGCGGGGGGAGCCCATGTATCTGTGGTTGTCAGAAAAGGCCCACTGGTTCCCGGGCGCAATCAGTGAGTTTTTCCGCACATGGGAAGCCGCAATCCTGTTCAGCTACGGAGGACTGTTTTACGACCTCCTGGTGATCCCGATGATCCTGTGGCGACGAACCCGCCTGCTGGCTTACGCGGTCACGATTTTCTTTCATATGACCAACACCCTGCTGTTCAATATTGGAATTTTTCCGTGGCTGATGATGCTGGCAACGTTGATCTACTTTCCAATCGACGTCCCTCGTCGCCTGCTGTCCAGGTTTACACAGGTACGGCCCGCCGAAATCGCAGACTCGACCGTTGTGACACTCGGAGCTCCACAAAAATTAGTAATTGCAATTCTGACCTTGTATCTGGGATTACAGTGTCTCGTCCCCTTTCGCCACCATCTGTATCCCGGAGATGTCAACTGGACTGAAGAAGGTCACCGTTTTTCCTGGCACATGATGCTTCGCTCCAAGCGCGGAGTCGCCCGCTTTTTCGCTCATGAACCGGCAACCGGTCGATCCCTGGAACTCGACCCAGGCGGATACCTAAATAAACGGCAAATCCAAAAATATGCGGGTAAGCCACGGATGATTCAGCAGTTTGCCAGGTTTCTGGCAGGCAACGCCGACATTCAGAACGAGTTGCGTCGTCGCGGGCTGAAGGGACCGATCGAAATACGTGTCGACGGATGGCTTTCAATCAACGGACGCCGTCCGCAAAGACTGATTGATCCCACGGTTGATCTTGCACGAGAGCCCTACAACATCTGGCCGGCAGACTGGATCGTACCGCTCACAGAGCCACTTGCTGAACCACCCTGGGGACCGAATCTCGAAGGCTGGTCACAGTTTCTGAGGAATCACCCGCGAATCTACAGCACCGACTGGGAATCTTCAGCCGACGAGCCGGTATCAACCGATGACAGATAA
- a CDS encoding ABC transporter permease has protein sequence MNNPILHRELVGILRTRRAFALQVSVAVFFALLVLLRWPTDALVDLSGSQSRQVFRLFGYGLLATLILLVPVFPATSIVRERTGRTLALLINTLMSPWKIYVGKLAGVLGFALMLLVMSLPAAVTCYAMGGVGLVTGVLGLYGILMLVAVQYATLGLFVSSRAGSSDSSLRITYGLVLVTTVVVLGPHLFLQGQPGLLSKLAAWLQCVSPIPAVMELLGQEDIGSQGVITEVSASWRYVLFSIVTTGAYVLATVTRLNSSMLDRPRSSGAITDDQSESTRLIRRLLYLVDPQRRKPSISRWANPVMVKEFRCRRFGRSHWMLRMVAGCTILSLTLSILTTTGTMDWDVQTIGGILVVMQVALIVLVTPSLAVGVISAERETGGWRMLLLTPLTAGAILRGKLLSVVWPVLLLLLATLPGYAVMMYIDPGLRLQIQQVIACLLVTAGFVVVLSATVSSLFARTAPATTTTYVMLFSLFAGTMLVWLGEDAPFGRSTVETALALNPMAAALSAIKAPGFTQYDLVTANWWMMGSLTAIMLAVLLTQTWRLTRPQ, from the coding sequence ATGAACAATCCGATCCTGCACCGTGAATTAGTGGGAATCCTGCGAACACGCAGAGCGTTTGCGCTTCAGGTCAGCGTGGCTGTGTTCTTCGCTCTGCTCGTACTGCTGCGCTGGCCGACGGACGCGTTAGTGGATCTTTCCGGCTCACAGTCTCGACAGGTGTTTCGCTTGTTTGGTTACGGCTTACTGGCCACGCTCATTCTGCTTGTGCCGGTTTTTCCGGCGACATCAATTGTTCGAGAGCGGACCGGCAGAACCCTGGCGCTTTTAATCAACACTCTGATGAGTCCCTGGAAAATCTACGTCGGCAAACTGGCGGGCGTTCTGGGATTCGCTTTGATGCTGCTGGTCATGAGTCTGCCTGCTGCTGTCACCTGTTATGCCATGGGAGGAGTCGGCCTCGTCACAGGTGTGCTTGGCCTGTACGGAATCCTGATGCTGGTGGCTGTTCAGTATGCCACATTGGGACTGTTCGTCAGTTCACGCGCCGGCTCATCGGACTCCTCCCTGCGAATTACATACGGACTCGTACTGGTCACCACGGTGGTTGTCCTGGGCCCTCACCTGTTCCTTCAGGGTCAGCCAGGCCTGCTCTCAAAACTTGCTGCCTGGTTGCAGTGCGTATCGCCGATTCCGGCCGTGATGGAATTACTGGGACAGGAAGATATCGGCTCACAGGGAGTAATCACTGAGGTGTCCGCGTCCTGGCGCTACGTTCTGTTTTCGATAGTAACCACCGGTGCCTATGTGCTGGCCACAGTCACCCGACTGAACTCTTCAATGCTCGATCGTCCCCGATCGTCGGGAGCCATCACCGACGATCAATCCGAATCCACCCGGCTGATACGGCGATTACTGTATCTGGTCGATCCACAGCGACGGAAGCCATCCATTAGCAGGTGGGCCAATCCGGTAATGGTTAAGGAGTTTCGCTGTCGTCGCTTTGGGCGGTCGCACTGGATGCTCCGGATGGTTGCCGGCTGCACCATCCTGTCACTGACGCTGTCGATTCTCACGACCACTGGCACGATGGACTGGGATGTGCAGACCATTGGAGGGATTCTGGTTGTGATGCAGGTGGCGCTGATTGTCCTTGTGACACCGAGCCTCGCTGTCGGAGTAATCAGCGCGGAACGGGAGACTGGCGGATGGCGGATGCTGCTGCTGACTCCTCTGACTGCCGGCGCCATACTGCGAGGCAAGCTGCTCAGCGTCGTCTGGCCGGTCCTGCTGTTACTACTGGCGACACTGCCGGGATACGCAGTGATGATGTACATCGACCCGGGGCTGCGTCTGCAAATCCAGCAGGTGATTGCCTGCCTGCTGGTAACAGCCGGATTTGTCGTTGTTCTCAGTGCCACAGTCAGCAGTCTGTTTGCCCGGACAGCACCGGCAACAACAACCACCTACGTGATGTTGTTCAGTCTGTTTGCCGGCACAATGTTGGTTTGGCTGGGCGAGGATGCACCATTCGGACGATCGACCGTAGAAACGGCGCTGGCTCTGAATCCAATGGCGGCTGCACTTTCAGCCATCAAGGCACCCGGATTCACACAATATGATCTTGTAACCGCCAACTGGTGGATGATGGGAAGCCTGACTGCGATCATGCTGGCAGTACTGCTCACCCAAACCTGGCGATTAACCCGTCCTCAGTAA
- a CDS encoding ABC transporter ATP-binding protein: MEQSSPVVVTENLTKCFGEFTALDSLSMQLDRGRILGLIGPNGAGKTTAISILVGLARPTSGSAYIAGVDCVRDARQIRQLVGYMPDTFGSYDNMRVHEYLDFFGAAFCIGRGERGKRIEAVMETTQSTYMKDRYVETLSHGMKQKVGIARTLLHDPQVLIFDEPANGLDPQARIEMRELLLRLAEMGKTLIVTSHILPELARICDQVAMITHGRLRAFGTLEEIMREISQEQTIEVQLLSADQLDEATRVVREFVDQEKSPQITASAAEATVRFRTVKSEADVTKLLGQLVAAGIAVSRFGEIQSNLEDVFLSVARKTDERGKQSPSTSAAGRSDESGGQE; encoded by the coding sequence ATGGAACAGTCTTCCCCCGTGGTCGTCACGGAGAATCTGACCAAGTGTTTCGGTGAATTTACCGCCCTGGATTCGTTGTCGATGCAGCTGGATCGAGGCCGGATTCTGGGCTTGATCGGCCCCAACGGCGCAGGCAAGACCACGGCAATCAGCATCCTGGTGGGACTTGCGCGACCCACCAGCGGGTCGGCCTACATCGCCGGAGTCGACTGCGTTCGTGACGCAAGACAGATTCGGCAGTTGGTGGGCTATATGCCCGATACGTTCGGCTCGTACGACAATATGCGAGTCCATGAATATCTGGACTTCTTCGGAGCTGCATTCTGCATCGGCCGCGGAGAACGCGGAAAGAGAATTGAAGCCGTGATGGAGACGACACAGTCAACATATATGAAGGACCGGTATGTCGAAACACTCAGTCATGGAATGAAGCAGAAAGTCGGTATTGCCCGTACCCTTCTGCACGACCCCCAAGTGCTGATCTTTGACGAGCCGGCCAATGGCCTGGATCCCCAGGCACGAATTGAGATGCGGGAATTGCTGCTGAGACTGGCCGAGATGGGCAAAACACTGATTGTGACTAGCCACATCCTGCCGGAACTGGCACGAATCTGTGACCAGGTGGCGATGATCACTCACGGCCGTTTGCGGGCATTTGGTACTCTGGAAGAAATCATGCGGGAGATTAGCCAGGAGCAAACAATCGAAGTACAGCTCCTGTCCGCAGATCAGCTCGATGAGGCCACACGTGTGGTTCGCGAATTCGTCGACCAGGAAAAATCGCCTCAAATCACCGCATCGGCGGCCGAGGCAACCGTGCGGTTTCGGACCGTCAAATCCGAAGCAGATGTCACGAAGCTGCTGGGTCAGCTGGTGGCGGCCGGGATTGCTGTTTCACGGTTCGGTGAAATTCAGAGTAATCTGGAGGACGTATTTCTTTCGGTTGCACGAAAAACAGACGAGAGAGGGAAGCAATCACCGTCGACGTCGGCAGCCGGCCGGAGTGACGAATCCGGAGGCCAGGAATGA